A single Aestuariibius sp. HNIBRBA575 DNA region contains:
- the otnC gene encoding 3-oxo-tetronate 4-phosphate decarboxylase — translation MTDTEQKLRQQMSQLCASLFARGYSVGTAGNVSARLDDGILMTPTNSTLGGIDPDRIAKIDLNGNHVAGDKPTKEVFLHQAFYDTRPQTGAVVHLHSTYATALSCSEGVDPNDCVPPLTPYVVMRVGTVARVPYVKPGDPKSGDLIRDLGGKYTAVLLANHGPVVSGKDLFSAVCAAEELEETAKLLITLRGQETRLLTGQDVQDLKNTFKSM, via the coding sequence ATGACCGATACCGAACAGAAATTGCGCCAGCAAATGTCGCAGCTTTGCGCATCACTTTTTGCGCGGGGCTATTCCGTTGGGACGGCCGGAAACGTTTCGGCCCGTTTGGACGATGGCATTTTGATGACGCCAACCAATTCGACCCTTGGTGGGATCGACCCTGACCGCATTGCCAAAATCGATCTGAACGGCAACCACGTGGCAGGGGACAAACCCACCAAAGAGGTTTTTCTACACCAAGCCTTTTATGACACACGCCCGCAAACAGGTGCCGTTGTGCATTTGCATTCCACCTATGCGACGGCGCTCTCTTGTTCAGAGGGGGTGGATCCCAATGATTGCGTCCCACCACTGACGCCCTATGTGGTCATGCGCGTGGGTACGGTTGCACGGGTTCCTTATGTGAAACCGGGGGATCCTAAATCGGGTGATTTGATCCGCGACCTTGGTGGTAAATATACCGCCGTTTTGCTGGCCAATCACGGACCGGTTGTTTCTGGCAAAGATCTGTTTTCAGCGGTTTGCGCGGCAGAAGAGCTGGAAGAAACCGCAAAGTTGTTGATCACGCTGCGCGGTCAGGAAACGCGGCTTTTGACGGGCCAAGACGTCCAAGATCTTAAAAATACTTTCAAATCCATGTGA
- the rraA gene encoding ribonuclease E activity regulator RraA, which translates to MKTADLIDHHAADLTLVHLPFQRFGKKPFFAGPIQTVKCFEDNTVVRAQLETPGEGRVLVVDGGGSTRIALLGDILADLAIKNGWAGLVLNAAIRDSAEIDEMDISVFALGTSPVKSAKEGWGKTDCNISFGGVEFKPGDWVYGDADGVLFSQKKLV; encoded by the coding sequence ATGAAAACGGCTGACCTAATTGACCATCACGCAGCGGACCTGACTTTGGTCCACCTTCCTTTTCAGCGGTTCGGCAAAAAGCCGTTTTTCGCAGGCCCGATCCAGACGGTGAAATGTTTTGAAGACAACACAGTTGTGCGTGCGCAGCTGGAAACCCCCGGCGAAGGGCGTGTTTTGGTTGTTGACGGCGGTGGATCGACCCGCATTGCGCTATTGGGGGACATTCTGGCGGATCTGGCGATCAAAAACGGATGGGCCGGGTTGGTCCTGAATGCCGCGATCCGAGACAGCGCAGAAATTGACGAAATGGATATTTCCGTGTTCGCTCTGGGGACCAGCCCTGTAAAAAGCGCCAAAGAAGGTTGGGGTAAAACCGACTGCAATATCAGCTTTGGCGGTGTTGAATTTAAGCCCGGAGACTGGGTTTACGGGGACGCAGACGGGGTGCTGTTTAGCCAAAAGAAACTGGTCTGA